A single genomic interval of Arachis duranensis cultivar V14167 chromosome 7, aradu.V14167.gnm2.J7QH, whole genome shotgun sequence harbors:
- the LOC107496763 gene encoding homeobox protein knotted-1-like LET6, whose product MDMMMNIDESNNNNNNNMMNSDSNKFLSSIMATVINKNTNNSSSSSPSTFNMPHHHNYTSHHQQQQQTATNTNSNGAGSSSVQVRDKIMAHPLFPRLLSSYLNCLKVGAPPEVVGRLEELCGKCSSSSSSRRSDSNSCIGEDPGLDQFMEAYCEMLIKYEQEISKPFKEAMLFFSTIDSQLKALSLSPHFGTNHQSESSSSLLQNEVDVLDENNNNNRNMDTSQAEEDRELKIQLLKKYSGYLGGLKKEFLKKKKNGKLPKEARQQLLDWWNRHYKWPYPSESQKQALAESTGLDLKQINNWFINQRKRHWKPSEDMQFAVMDATNHYMETIMCKPFPMDTMPILF is encoded by the exons ATGGACATGATGATGAATATTGACGaatccaacaacaacaacaacaacaacatgaTGAATAGTGATAGTAATAAGTTTCTTTCGTCTATTATGGCTACTGTCATCAACAAGAACACCaacaattcttcttcttcttcaccttctACCTTCAACATGCCTCATCATCATAACTATACCAGCCACcaccagcaacaacaacaaaccgCCACAAACACCAACAGCAACGGCGCCGGAAGTAGTAGTGTACAAGTTAGGGATAAGATCATGGCACATCCTCTCTTCCCTCGTCTCTTATCTTCTTACCTTAATTGCTTGaag GTTGGAGCACCTCCAGAAGTGGTGGGTAGGTTAGAGGAGTTATGTGGAAAgtgttcatcatcatcatcatcaagaagaTCAGATAGTAATTCATGCATAGGTGAAGATCCAGGGCTTGATCAGTTCATGGAGGCATATTGTGAGATGCTCATTAAATATGAGCAAGAGATTTCTAAACCCTTCAAAGAAGCCATGCTCTTCTTCTCAACAATTGATTCCCAGCTTAAGGCCCTTTCTCTTTCACCACATTTTG GTACTAATCATCAAAGtgaatcatcatcatctttactACAAAATGAGGTTGATGTGCTTGATgagaacaacaacaataataggaACATGGATACAAGTCAAGCTGAAGAAGACAGGGAACTAAAGATCCAGCTTCTGAAGAAGTACAGTGGATATCTTGGTGGACTCAAGAAGGAGTTtctcaagaagaaaaagaatggaAAGTTGCCAAAAGAAGCTCGTCAGCAGCTTCTTGATTGGTGGAACAGACATTACAAATGGCCTTATCCTTcg gAATCCCAGAAACAGGCACTAGCAGAATCAACAGGGCTAGATTTGAAGCAGATAAACAATTGGTTCATCAATCAGAGGAAACGCCATTGGAAGCCTTCTGAGGACATGCAATTTGCTGTTATGGATGCAACTAACCACTACATGGAAACTATCATGTGCAAGCCATTTCCCATGGATACCATGCCTAttctattttaa
- the LOC107496783 gene encoding uncharacterized protein LOC107496783 codes for MNAFKAYKACVPIAWSPNIYITLVRGIPGTRRLHRRTLEALRLRKCNRTVMRWNTPTVRGMLQQVKRLVVIETEEMYKARKQKEEAHHALRPPLIISHQPASSATGSL; via the exons ATGAACGCATTCAAGGCATACAAGGCATGCGTCCCGATTGCTTGGAGCCCCAATATTTATATAACTCTGGTGAGAGGTATTCCTGGAACCAGGAGGCTCCATAGACGCACTTTGGAAGCACTACGCCTGCGCAAATGCAATCGAACTGTCATGCGATGGAACACGCCTACTGTTAGGGGAATGCTCCAGCAG GTCAAGAGGTTGGTTGTTATCGAGACAGAGGAAATGTACAAGGCACGCAAACAGAAGGAAGAAGCGCACCATGCTCTGCGTCCTCCATTGATAATTAGTCATCAACCAGCTTCATCAGCTACCGGTTCTTTATAA
- the LOC107496782 gene encoding protein NRT1/ PTR FAMILY 6.4, with protein sequence MVLAANHGEKEGSEGIPTLDFRGYLIDKSKTGGWLAAGLILGTELAERICVMGISMNLVTYLVGTLNLPSAKSATILTNFMGTLNLLGLLGGFLADAKLGRYITVAISATIAALGVCLLTVATAIPSMRPPQCNEVRKQHHECIQASGKQLALLFVALYTIALGGGGIKSNVSGFGSDQFDTTDPKEEKKMIFFFNRFYFFISIGSLFAVVVLVYIQDNVGRSWGYGISAGTMVLAVAILLCGTPFYRFKRPQGSPLTVIWRVLILAWNKRNLSMPSDPSFLNGYHEANVPYTEKFRFLDKAAILDENCSKDENKNDVWLVSTVTEVEEVKMVIKLIPIWSTCILFWTIYSQMNTFTIEQATFMDRKVSSFVVPSGSLSAFLFITILLFTSLNEKVTVPLARKLTHNTQGLTSLQRVGIGLVFSICAMVVSANIERERRENAVKNNTIISAFWLVPQFFLVGAGEAFAYVGQLEFFIREAPERMKSLSTGFFLTTLSMGFFVSSLLVSIVDKVTNKRWLKSNMNKGKLDYFYWMLAILGALNFILFVVLAMRHQYKVQNNMKPNNVSGEKELVSANDVIIGVDGKEEA encoded by the exons ATG GTTCTTGCTGCAAACCATGGTGAGAAAGAAGGTTCTGAAGGCATTCCGACGCTCGATTTTCGAGGCTACCTGATAGATAAGTCAAAAACCGGAGGATGGCTAGCAGCAGGGCTCATCTTAG GAACTGAACTAGCTGAAAGAATATGTGTTATGGGAATATCTATGAACTTGGTGACATACTTGGTTGGAACTTTGAATCTTCCATCAGCTAAATCTGCTACAATATTGACCAATTTTATGGGAACTCTCAACCTTCTTGGCCTCCTTGGTGGCTTCTTAGCTGATGCAAAACTTGGCAGATACATTACTGTTGCTATATCTGCAACCATAGCTGCTCTG GGAGTGTGTTTGTTAACTGTGGCAACAGCCATTCCTTCAATGAGGCCTCCTCAATGCAATGAAGTAAGAAAacaacaccatgaatgcattcAAGCCAGTGGAAAACAATTGGCTCTTCTATTTGTAGCACTTTACACCATAGCATTAGGTGGAGGAGGAATAAAATCCAATGTCTCTGGGTTTGGATCGGATCAGTTTGATACCACAGATCCtaaggaggaaaagaaaatgatatttttcttcaataggTTCTACTTCTTCATCAGCATTGGATCCTTATTTGCTGTGGTGGTACTTGTGTATATCCAAGATAATGTAGGAAGAAGTTGGGGATATGGAATCTCAGCAGGGACAATGGTTCTTGCTgttgctattttgctttgtggAACACCATTCTATAGATTCAAGAGGCCTCAAGGTAGCCCTTTAACTGTTATATGGAGGGTTTTGATTTTGGCTTGGAACAAGAGGAATCTTTCTATGCCATCAGATCCTAGCTTTCTCAATGGCTACCATGAAGCTAATGTACCATATACAGAGAAATTTAG GTTCCTTGACAAAGCTGCTATCCTAGATGAGAACTGTtcaaaagatgaaaacaagaacGATGTATGGTTAGTTTCAACAGTAACTGAGGTTGAGGAGGTTAAGATGGTAATTAAGCTCATCCCAATTTGGTCAACATGCATTCTCTTTTGGACAATCTATTCCCAAATGAACACCTTCACCATAGAGCAAGCTACATTCATGGACAGAAAAGTTTCTTCTTTTGTTGTCCCTTCAGGATCACTATCAGCTTTTCTCTTCATCACCATTCTCCTTTTCACTTCCCTGAACGAGAAAGTCACCGTGCCATTGGCTCGGAAACTCACTCACAACACCCAAGGGCTCACAAGTCTTCAGAGGGTCGGAATTGGACTCGTTTTCTCCATCTGCGCCATGGTGGTTTCAGCAAACATTGAGAGAGAACGAAGGGAGAATGCTGTTAAGAATAACACTATTATAAGCGCGTTCTGGCTAGTCCCTCAGTTTTTTCTCGTAGGTGCCGGCGAAGCATTTGCCTATGTAGGACAACTCGAGTTTTTCATCAGGGAGGCACCGGAGAGGATGAAATCTCTCAGCACTGGTTTTTTTCTAACTACCCTCTCAATGGGGTTCTTTGTTAGCAGCTTATTGGTGTCAATAGTGGACAAGGTAACTAATAAAAGATGGCTCAAGAGCAACATGAACAAGGGCAAATTGGACTATTTCTATTGGATGCTGGCTATACTAGGAGCATTGAATTTCATACTCTTTGTTGTCTTGGCCATGAGGCATCAATACAAAGTTCAGAACAACATGAAGCCTAATAATGTCAGTGGAGAAAAGGAACTGGTGAGTGCAAATGATGTGATCATTGGTGTTGATGGAAAAGAAGAAGCCTAg